TTCAAATGTACATTGCAACACTTTTCTTGCCCACAAAAACACCCTGCATCCTGATGTTACAATGGTAAAGCCTTAATATTACTCATGAAGGTGCTAAGGATGCTGCTTTGTGGTTAACTCGACTTCATATTTCTATTATGAAAATTAATATTCCTGAAGTGGTTACAGTGTTGCCTTGTTTATCAGACTGCTGATTTTAGAATTGTTATTTCTGCAGAATGCCAACTCCTGTCCAGTGGACAGAATTACTTTCTCCTGCATTCATATCCGAGCGCACTATGGCGGCAAGATCCTtaagaaggtaattttttaatgttaaatgtgTGTATTGTGGCATGTTAGAATATGGTTACAAAACTGTACAGTCAAATATGGTCATTAACACAGAAGAAGCAAATGGAACAATATGTGAACACAAGAATAGTTGCTTTAGATCTCCTTGTTAATCCCAAACTCCAAAGATATAATCAGTTATGTCAAATGTGACATAAGTGTCTCATGTTACTCTTTTCACTTGTTCTGTGCTATGCATGTAAATACCATAGTAtacaactatttttaaaatggttattgtagaaagggacaggcaatgtcccttctgcaatacttGCCTGTCCAGTGCCAAGCTGTcagattttgctgagctgcgTGTGTGACTGTAATTATGTCACAATTGAACTGGACAATATACATTATATGAAAAATCAAGTTGTCAAATGTAGAGATTGTATACTaagattttttccccatttaggtccctatacaaaaaaaaaatgaaacggTAGAGGAAGAGGAGGACCCCACAAACTGTGAGGTGTGTGGACGGAGTGACCGTGAGGACAGACTGCTGCTTTGTGATGGTTGTGACGCTGGGTGAGTCTTTGTTGCTCTAAAATCATTTTCAGTGATTACTGGTTTGCAAATTTGGTCACAGCAGTTAGATTTCAGGTGTCCttcttgtaataataataataataattattcaagcTTACTGAgctataatgaaatattttattgcaaaagtggcattttcttttaaaacggagcatttttttattataaaaccagTTAAATTCCGTTATTCTGCacatttcccaaactttttttccttcccaGTTTTGCTAAGTATCCAGGATGGCTTTTAAAGTAATtgaatgttcttttgtttttacaccTGTATCCTGATATAATTTACTTCTAAATCCtgatatcaaataaaaatgtcttttctgTAAGTATAGGAACACCAAAGGGTTGTGTTCCCatcttgtgtaaaaaaattactttagatttttaaataCCTGCTTGAGAGACTGCGTTACTGCTTTCCTTAcagttatttttagttattttagggtaaatattttactgtctGTCTTCCTTAGATATCACATGGAATGTCTGACCCCAGCTCTTAATGCTGTACCAGTTGATGAATGGTTCTGTCCAGAGTGTGCTCCTACTCACCAGCCAGATGAAGGTATGCTGTTCACCTAATTAGTTTTAACATGACCAAGATAATGTGCACTGAATTCAATGTTCTGGTGTGCTTGGTGCACTTTAGGTAGCCATATACAGAGGTCAATCTCATGTCTTGAGTGCCAGGTGGATGGGTAGATCCTGTATCATTCTAAAAGAGGGGAGATATAAGCTGAAAATCCTAAGTAGTTTAAGTTGCTTTTATTAAGGTATTAACCtgccctagcattctaattctgtctgtatttccatgcaaaaagcgatacctttttttgcctggaaatttattttacattgtaggcctataattcttaggcataatttaccgaaatatgttcaataataaataaatttaatacattcaataaataactttaaataaacaaaaaataaaatgtaacgtactgtagcatatatatatatatatatatatatatatatatatatatatatatatatatatatatattataaagattctttgtattggactcagtacagcgattttgttttgaatggaatacaaaatttgaatttcccgtcgttcctcccgcccgcaccaacgcatgcaccaacgtcactgggagaTAGTCTCTGCACCTGCCGCGAGAaaatcgaagaaagaagacgtgtccaggGGAGCTGAAGGGatcagcaggacgccgggggacgacgACAGACCCTggcgagtgtgactcgggattagcgctaggggggttaatttactttaaaacaaggcaaacacattcatttttacacCCTTCCCCAAACCTAACACATTCCAATATAAGTGGAGGGATGGGTGGTTAGTGGGGTtcctctatttattttattaaagataatattTTGAGTTGCCTAGCCTGGAAGAGGTAATTAGGTGATTaagtggagggatagacaggcttttataggcaagatttttaaaaagtaaatcattttttaatgttgtatagtATACTCCTATACTTTACATGGATCAACTAACTAGTGATATACCAAAAATTTTTATCTATGATTACGTATACATAATTTCACATTTCGAGCAAAATAtcaacatagtttttttttggagaagtcttaagtacccaacgcgtttcgccattaggcttcttcagggtaagTTTGAGATTAAGTTTAACTTGAATATTGAAACTGTATCATATAACAGGATAAAGAAGGGAGAGAACATGGAGTTCTAGTTTCAATCATACAATCATGTGAATACATGTGCTTCAAAAATGAGTCAAGTTTGAAAGTAGATACTTACATTTACACAATCACAGTAATACaaagttgataaaaacatctgaaaGACTTTCACGCCAAATAATCCCAATGAGGGAAAAGGGAGATTATATATGGTAACTATAGAAAGATAATTTAAGTATCAGAAATAATGTGATTATTGATAAAAATAGTTCATTATGATCTATAGAGAacgggggggggggataataaacaggtaataagtaaaaaaaaacgtGAAATAAAAAGGTACTTTGATGAAAAAAATCCACCGTACTTACTATAGTATTAGCAACACAGGACAGACAGTGTAAATGGAATTAAGTGTGGGACCCAAGGTAATTGcactttttctgttaaaaaaaccGCTATAAAAAAACCggtgaaaaattattaaaaatgtcaatcattaggaaaagaagaaagaggatttttttatttgccttcacTGAAGTATGGCAGCATTAAATCATTAGGGTCTCATTTAAATTGTATGAACACATCTAGATGAGGAGGACATGTGTAgctgttataaaacaaaaataaaacaggagtTCTAATGTACATAAGTGTGCTTGAATTTACTAATGTCCATAGTGAGTGCAAAAGGATTGACAGTGTTCTTTTACATTTAGCTCCAGGAGTATTTTAAAGTGTTAGaagagtgaaaaataaaataaaaatggtgatggGGGTGCAGGTATGCTTACCTGTTGGCCCAAGTACTGGTTACTGATTTACCATATGGGATACTAGATATAAACAGTGTAGGGGAAATTCCATGAAGATTAGAATAACTCTAAAGAGTATTTACTTAAGGCTAAGAGAGATATATatgcactcaaaaaaaaaaacaaaaaaaaaaaacatacagatgtATCCAACTAGGTTGAATCAATAAGAAAAGGAAGAAGGGCTCTATATCTCTCAAGGTTTAAACTTACTTGGATGAATTTGAGATGAAAGGAAACAACAGGCGAAGCGTCGGCAGCAAGCTGCAAGGGGACGTTACCTGCCGGCATCTCGTCAATAAATAACCCATAAGACACGGATATGTGTCTCCCGAGTCCGTGCGAAGTCTCGCAAGATCTCGCCGTTCTCGTGAGAACTTGGTAGCCATTTTGGATAAAGGAGGAAGACAtgtaatttaatcatttttaatgaatgggCATTGTAAGAACATCTCAAAGAACGTAGGGTCATAGGGATTGAAAGGAAAAAGATTCTGTGAAAAAATTGGAGGATTACAAGGCAGTCGCGTGTTTCCTGGATACGCCAGTGTTCCAGTGATACCTTGGCCGTCATTTTTGTTCAGGGACAAAGTGATATTATGCCCACATTTATATAGAATAAGGAGATTGTTTTGAAAGGAGGGgaggagaaagaaaggagaagaaaatgTGTAATGCGGAAGTAAAAAAGTATTGTTGTTGCCCTCACCCCCTACGGGGGACGGGAGCACCCATGACTGAACCTTTAGCATGGATGCATTAATAGGTAGGGAGACTGGTACCCCCAACCTTTTTGTTTCCCCATTTGGGTTTGAAATTTATTTCTCAAACCCAGGACCTACAATATTTTGCCCATGCAGGTGAGGGCGACGACAATACTTTTTTACTTATCACATAACTTAACACATTCCAATTCAGAGATGCATACATATCCATATCACATTGTGCCCCATAGACCTCTAAAGGACTTGCTGTAGTTGCGAAGATATTAAGGCCTTGCATCACTAGTTGTAAGCAGCAGAATTGAGGCCAATAGATGTAGGTAAATATGAATGTGTGGAAGTTAGGGTTAGTTGAGGGTAACGGaataaaaaagcttccaaaaTACTTCCATTGTTTAGATCTGTATTCCCAAAACATCACATTAAATAaccagtgttctctccagtcccttttagcagggcgtactacccggctatttttgggtggttactgatgagttgggtcacaatacaaggggaGGGGCTTTCACCCgcttacaattttttcccacccagcttaaaataaattttgcgtTGAGcactgaaaaacatttctaaatctttACATTGATAAATAAGGTTGTCGTTGCATGTAGTGATCTCTGTATTGTGTAAAAACAGTTGCATGTCTATGCAGTTTCAGTAAGGCTGTGAATATTTGTCTTGGCAGATCAAGTCAGTGAAGAAGAGGTGACTAGCTTGCTTGTTGATGTGATTCCTACCACTAGTCGGCTCAGGACCAATATTGTAAGGACTCGAGCTATTGCACGTACTAGGCAGAGTGAGAGGGTGAGAGCCAGTGTCAACAGGATAAGAACAACAGCACGTAATACACAGGTAATAAAACAGACAGTAAAGAAGATGCCAAACTACAGGTATTTCTCACATAACAAGTTACTTGCTTATCGATGAATCGCATTTACAACTGGCTTTCAAACGCGTACCCTCCTCGACCTGGGTTTGCAGGCTGTTGGTGATCCTGTCACTTATGCACGTTCACAACTCTGCGAACCATCTGCTTACTATGTTCCTCTCAATGATCAATTCGCTTTACCACCCcagctgtaatcccgagtgtgactctgggtagaaaaaagatgctgaaagcggtaaccccgagtcatgCTCTGGGTAGCTAAAACCGTGAAATAGAGTGCGTCCTCCTTCGCTATCCTCGTCTTCTTcttggtgatgttggtgcgtgcggacgttccgttcggggtgaagcgggaatttcaaatctatttgtattgcattcaataaaaaatagccattgaatgcaatacattggatttatatgtttaaaatcagtacattgtctttcatgaacatttatttataatttttttttttaaatttaatattttgatagTTTGATTGTGCTTCAGACTttatcatactcatactattatactgtaaaatacattttcttgaaaaacaatgtaccgcttttagacatataaatccggacagtaataaaccacccaggaggttaataaccAGATCATTGGAACGGAACCTAGTCTTTAACTGAGGAGcatctgtatatattttcctgttccttttctttttgctgtgtATAAACTGCGAGTTGttggcaatttattttaattacttctTTACGCATTTAACTAAAATGATGTAATAATGTAGATCATGTTATTAAACAACTACATTCAAAATGGGATGCTATCCCTTGGGTGCAGTCAGGTGACTAAAGCCTGCTGTGTTGTTACATATAGGAAAGTCATAAGGATAGGACTTTACCAGCAGCCTTTAGCTCTTCCTGTAAGCATATTTTGCTATATACTTTGTATCATTAAATCATTGCTTGGCCCCCTGAATGTGCCCTGTGTACTCCAGACCAATGAGAAATCAGACTTTTGCCTGTTCACTTTAAAGAGAACAGACTAATTGAGTGCAGTTGAGACCATGGTAGCCTTTAAATGACCATTATTTTCTCCACCCTTAATCTGTAACCTCTTTATTTTGTTCACAGAATGTCCCCAGATATTTGTTGTCATCTGTTCTCGATGAAACCATTGAAGCAGTTGTGGCTGGAATGAACACAGCTGTCTACACACGTAATCTGACTTCTTGTCCTGCATCTACTAGAAGGAGGAGGAAAGTTGGTGGGTGTCAGAacatttgcagatatttttaGGACAATAGGGTTCACCTAGAATACATGTTTATTATGAGTTTGGTACTGTAAATACCCACACAAACCACATCTGTGACAGTAAATGGGaagcttttttccccctttttacaggtaaGAGGGGTCAGTCCAAAGTGTCCAAAGGGAGTCGTGGTGTGGGAAAAAGGCGGAAACGGCGGGTCAAAAAACGAAGGGGACGCAAGCAAACTGTGAGTTTCTTAACTTAGAGACCAACCTCTGGCCCGAGGAAGGCCATATACAAAACTTCGCTGTGCAGCTCTTTGTAGTAGTCCAAGTAGTGGGGATGGGAGCATTGATTTGCAGAGAGACAATAATACTAGTGATCTGTAGCGGTCTCATGAAGAACAGTAAGCAGCACAATAGTGACATCCCTAGATCACCAAACATTGGTTGACAAGGAACAGgatatacattttacagttgttgACAGGCGTTGCAAATCGATTGCTTGCTCATTCTAGTGGATAAACTACACAGCACGTTTGTATAAAATCACAAAACTATTGAAAATTAGTACTggtaattagaaaatgtaaaacgCTGCAGTGATAACTCAAAGCTTCTATACTTTCCTTTGTGTTTATGCataatattaagaaaatatattgaaatttattaaatctaGCAGCCTAAAGAAGATTCAATTAAATAATGATTATTTGCTGCAAACCatgtgaatgttgtttttttttttcttctttagaatAGGAAAGTTTCATCTTCTCATAAGCGCATAGCTAAATCTTTGGGTATCTGCAGTCCAACCCGAGGGACCACATTACCTCGTATACAGAGGCCATCTGAGCAAACACTGGGCTCCATGAGAGGTGACATTGGAGCTGCCACGCTTTCTGTATTTGGAAATCCAAATGACCTAGATCCGTTTGACAGGTAAACACTTTTGGCCTGACTTTTTACACAAGGGCACGCTGTTCTTATATAAAATTCAAACAATAGCTTCTTGGTAACCTGGGTAACTGCAGTGCCAGGAGTAAATAGGGTTTGCATTCTTGCCCATTATTAAGAGGATTGTAGAGAAGTTACATCTGATAACAGGCCTAGTAGgtcttttatgttttaatttgatATAAAAGCTTACTTTAGCACATTAGAACATACCACTGTGTTACTAACTGCTGATCCAGGATGTTTTGCATGCAAAATAGTTTTATCTTTTCACTTGATGGTTATGCATGTTTTCCAGCAATGAGGATGTCAGTAGTCCATTGTCTCCACTTACTGCAAAGAGAAGAGTCCTTTCTCGTTCCGCCTTGAGGTCCCATCAGCCCGTTGCAAGACCTATCTCTGTGGGGCTATCACGGTAAGATTTGTTAAGCCTGAGAATATACCTTCCCATGATTCAGTAATATGTTAATGCACAACACAACAGTCTTATTTCACCTGTAATCACTTGGAAGAATCTTTGGTaatgaattattacatttttttaaatgttaggtgAATTTGCATGTCTACTATCTTCTGTGTGTGATGAGCAAGATATAGTGTGCAACTAAAAAGCCAAAACATGTTCTCCTAGGCTATGATAGGTAGAGCAGCCTATTACATTTAGAGCTAAATGGGAATAAAAAGCCTGCTTAGTGTAAtccaaatgtatataaatgagTAAGACATCTGCTGATTTACTTTGTCCCATTTATGTTCTTCAGAGGCGGTGTGGCTCCACTGGCTCTTGGCTCGGTGGCAGTGGCAGAACCTGTGCCAGATCTTCTGGGAAGCATCCTGTCTGGACAGAGCATGCTGATGATGAAAAGCTCAGAGATTGTCATCAGTCGAGATGGATCTTTAACCGCTAAGAAAGCTGGTAAGCACCTAATTATATGTGATTTGTaccatttttctgtttaaaagatACTGTTGTGGTACAGTTGTCTTTATTTATTCATCTGTAATTCTTGCATTATTTCTTGTGAATGGGATATTGTGGTGCTTTCATAGTGGATGGGATATTGTCACTTACTAAGGCTCATTTGGTTTTACTGCAGTTTCTCATTTGGGGAGACAGTTAAGCttgcttttaatttgtttgtttattttagacATAGTCACTGGTGAGAAGTGGAACTATGCATCACAAAACATTTGCATGTATTTGCATGATATTTACTTGTTCCAAGTCTGTGACTATGTATTGAAGCTAGATATTGACGGGCAGCTGGCATTTTCCGAATATttctttcagcaagttttcttttaaagcgtacctaaactaaatttttactttacataaaagggtagataatccttTAACATTCCTGGGGGTATGaataatgaagatttttaaatgtaaaagtggtacatacctcattattttaaatttcctgcctaccTGCCCAACGGTCCCGCCATCCAGGCTAAGACTCGCAcgcagatgcctggccggcatctgcttcccttggcCTCGCAGGTGTAGCTGAGCATCGCTGGAAGACGCCGTGGGTATTGCTGAAGGACGCCACTtaaacatgggaaccaggtaggacttggtaaacccccttttggtatggaaaatgcACTCTGAGCCAcattcgggaataccgccagagcagtaaatttaaagtaaaaatttggtttgctagtgttttttttctttttaagtgcaacaccctcgTTAAtactcgatcgcctaggcgatcaagaatgattGGGaccacagagcctcccgggatacctatgtgacacatccagggaggctcttggctgttccttctgtgcatgcctgagcatcttgggtgatgtaggaggaagaacaaggaagaggagaggacaagATGGCTGCGTCTTGCACTCCCTCTGCACCGAGCCAAAggcagatactgggacgacgcaggacttAATGGAAGAAAACTTccaacagatagactgatctgcggggttgaaggtaagtgtgattttttttgttttgggttagtgtAATTTGAGAGACACAGGAAGTCTTATAATAGTACTACTTTTAAaccttaagattttttttctgttgtctacAGGAAGACTGAACCGtggcaaatatataaataccctGTAATCCAGCACAGGGTATAGTTTACTGTCCAAAAAAGTATCTATAGTCTCCTAATCCCCTTGATTTTAGTATTTAAAGCCACTCAAGCTTGGTTCCCCATCCAGCTGAAAAGTCTGACAGTTTAGGTCTGCAAATCCTCAGTCAAGTCTTTCTCTGCATGAGTGTTTCTCTCCACTTGCCACTGTGGTTTGGACATCTGTTGACTTTCGCAGGTGTTTAGATGTTCACATACCAGATATTTAGGTGGAATAAGTGATGTTACAGAGCTACAAACATTAGTTTTATTCCCTTTTTCTTCATATAAACCCTCCTGTCTCTTCTCaccttctgcagcaagctgtcaTTGCCTCAAGCTTTGCTGCAGAATGGTTTCAGGGGTTTTATGCCAAACTTTTTACTGCTTTGACCCTATACTGGTTTGATTAACCTTATCTTCACCTCAAAGCTTTCACATGCAGATCCAAAATTCCATATGAAATCAGCCTTTGTGTCCAAAACACCAGTTTGCAGTTTACTGTAGGTCAATTACACTACCAGTTTGGTGCCCTGACAACCAGACAGTCTGGGGGTCCTGGTCAATGCAGGGGGCTTGagttttagaaaaattatatttctgacTAGTATTTTGAAACTGCTGGTTTAGCAATCCTTTCATTAGACCAACTTTTTGATGGTCCTTTCAAACAAGTTGGTGTTGAGACTTTGGGCTTCTTTCTTGCCTGAAGTAGTCTCTGCCTTTCATCTTACCCAGGGCATTGATCTCCCATTCCTTTCACTCTGGTTCATCAAAGGGAAAATTCCCTCCATTGTCTAGATATGATTGGATTTGTATGGACCCCTCTCAAATCTCTATTTAATCTACTGTTTACTCCTTGTTGTTATTGGTAATAGGCCATGGAAGGATATTCTGTTTTCTTGTTCTGCCATCTCTAAGTGGCTTAGAGTGACcatttttaagaaaaatctggtcTCTGGTTTTTAGGACCTGCTCAACTAAGGCTTTGAGTGGCTCTTGTGCTTTTCAGCTTTGGTAACTCTTTCCCAGGTTTCTGCCCTCCATTTCTTATCGGCTCAGTTACATCCTTCAGGTGGCAGTTTACCCACAGCCACGCTGCCActgcacttttgttttttcttggatCTGTTAGCAGTTGTTTGCTATGTTGCCCTCCCCTGTTTTTGGATACCCCAAAGGTTTTAGGTTTTTTACCAAGAAAGGAAATGTACTGCTTGGGGTGCATTGAGAGACATGGGTCCAACCCCTCTTTGTTTTATAATCTTTTCCTGGTAGTGGTTTGCTACGAGACTGAGGTGTGCTGTTTGTAGGAGGGATTACTGTGCCCAATTGACtgtcaagaaaataattttactttaaaattcagtttattttaaatgatttgtatattAAAAGAGGCTTCACAGCAGGTTGCATTTAGGCAGCACTAAATACTTGTGCAGGTATATGTATGTAGATGTTACACCCTTCAGCAGCTTGTTTTCTAATAATTAGGGTCATGTGTTTAACAAGCCAGTTTGCGGCATAAAAAATAGCAtcttaaaactttatttatttctttattgtttttttgtacaggtgATGTAACCTTACAAAGAAAACCATCAAGAGAAGCTGTAACACCAGCAGACATAATGGAATCAAGCCTGCCTCACTCAGGGTCACCAACAAACACTTCCTCTAACACATGGAAACCCATTGAACAGCAGCCACCCCAACCCAATTTTCCTTCATCTTCGCTTTATTCTTTATCACCGTCACCACCTTTGTCTACTAGCAGCTTAGATAGGTTATCTGGGCCCAGTTCATCAGTTTCTGGAGGACCTACCTTCAGACTAAAGAATGCTTTTACACCAAGGGCTGTCCAGGTACATTCTTCTATTAACCGCTTAACTTCTAAGCCCGGAGAGACCTCTCGCTTTAATGGGACTTTTCACAAACAAGAACTTCCCAGCAAAAATGATTTTACACAACCGAAGAAACCTGAGGTTATGTATTCCAGCAAAACCCCAGCACTAAGGCTGGACATCTCAGAATTTCCCCGGATACCAAAGATCAAAAGGGAAGCAGGCAACGGCCCTAGTAATGTTGGTAAGCGACTGGAACCCTCAACCAACAAGAACTCTGAAACTAATCCTTTGGGGCCTATTATAAACCAACTTACTGGTCGAGGGGACAATAGGCAAATAGGCAGGTTTTCTGCTGCAGAAAACACTGAAAGAAGCACCAGACAAGAAGCCCAAGCACATTCAAGAAACACTGGTGGTACATCAGCTAGTCAAACAGCGTCAAGCAGTAGCAAAGCACCATCCTATTCCAACAGTTCAAGAAACATTGGCTCCTCAGACTCTGGAGGAGGTGGACTTCGGATAACAATCAGTGGAGGTTCAACTAACTCCTGCAGACAGTTTAGTCCTGTTTCAAAAGATCCTTTTCGTACTTCAGATGGGAAAACACCACAAAAAGTCGCACCTACTCTTTCTGCaacagtaaagaaagaaaaaactgttaaaaatgaaatttatgaTCCTTTTGATCCAACAGGTTCAGATTCAGGTTCCCCAAGTAGCAGCCCTGAAAGGCCAGCTACACCACCTCCTCCCCCTTCAACTGTAGCAACTACTACAAATACAGCTCAGTCTAGTGGGGTAAAAGTAGGAGCATTTAGGAGCTTTAAATTTACCAGCCACTCAAGCAAAGTAAGTGTTTCTAAGCTTGGCCCGGACTTTTCTGGTATGTCGCCTACCAATAAAGAGCCAGAAGAATCTAAAAGCCAAACTAATGAAAGCCCTATTCTTCCTCCTTTCATAAAGTTGGAAAAAGAGATCAAGAAGGAAGTAATTGAGGAAGAGACAAATGAGCATCCACCCTTCAGAATATCTTGTCCATTAGGACTAAAAATTACATCTGATTTAAAGGCCGGAGGCACTCGTGGATTTCATTTTGACGTAAAAGATGAACCCCCTGTGGTTTCTGTTAAACCTGATCCAGACAGTCTTCCGAATAGGACTTGTCTTCAAAGTTCATCAAGTAATAAGCTAGTTTGGGATGCAGAAAACCCACAAGAGCCTAGTAATCGCACAAGTGAAAGCCAAAAGAAGAAGGTAACTGTAAAGGAGGAGTTGAAAGTAGGCTCAAGTTCAACATCAAGGCCACATTCCCAAGAACGAGATTCAAGATCTGCTTCTTTGTCCATTGAGGATAAAGATAAGGATAGAAAATATAAGTCAAAATCGCACAAAGGAAAAAGAGCCCGAAGTGACAGATCAAGCTCAGGAAGCTGTGAACGTTCTAAAAAAAAGCgccagaaagaaaggaa
The genomic region above belongs to Pyxicephalus adspersus chromosome 9, UCB_Pads_2.0, whole genome shotgun sequence and contains:
- the PHRF1 gene encoding PHD and RING finger domain-containing protein 1, whose translation is MDDEENPDNLINRNTSQGRKRCQGPFAASDDEHVVDSEESGSEDEEEDLDEEDGEEEGSDSEEEDDEDEEELPLESSVPLASAADLNDGLSSDEERESCPICLNGFRDQVVGTPENCNHYFCLDCIVEWSKNANSCPVDRITFSCIHIRAHYGGKILKKVPIQKKNETVEEEEDPTNCEVCGRSDREDRLLLCDGCDAGYHMECLTPALNAVPVDEWFCPECAPTHQPDEDQVSEEEVTSLLVDVIPTTSRLRTNIVRTRAIARTRQSERVRASVNRIRTTARNTQNVPRYLLSSVLDETIEAVVAGMNTAVYTRNLTSCPASTRRRRKVGKRGQSKVSKGSRGVGKRRKRRVKKRRGRKQTNRKVSSSHKRIAKSLGICSPTRGTTLPRIQRPSEQTLGSMRGDIGAATLSVFGNPNDLDPFDSNEDVSSPLSPLTAKRRVLSRSALRSHQPVARPISVGLSRGGVAPLALGSVAVAEPVPDLLGSILSGQSMLMMKSSEIVISRDGSLTAKKAGDVTLQRKPSREAVTPADIMESSLPHSGSPTNTSSNTWKPIEQQPPQPNFPSSSLYSLSPSPPLSTSSLDRLSGPSSSVSGGPTFRLKNAFTPRAVQVHSSINRLTSKPGETSRFNGTFHKQELPSKNDFTQPKKPEVMYSSKTPALRLDISEFPRIPKIKREAGNGPSNVGKRLEPSTNKNSETNPLGPIINQLTGRGDNRQIGRFSAAENTERSTRQEAQAHSRNTGGTSASQTASSSSKAPSYSNSSRNIGSSDSGGGGLRITISGGSTNSCRQFSPVSKDPFRTSDGKTPQKVAPTLSATVKKEKTVKNEIYDPFDPTGSDSGSPSSSPERPATPPPPPSTVATTTNTAQSSGVKVGAFRSFKFTSHSSKVSVSKLGPDFSGMSPTNKEPEESKSQTNESPILPPFIKLEKEIKKEVIEEETNEHPPFRISCPLGLKITSDLKAGGTRGFHFDVKDEPPVVSVKPDPDSLPNRTCLQSSSSNKLVWDAENPQEPSNRTSESQKKKVTVKEELKVGSSSTSRPHSQERDSRSASLSIEDKDKDRKYKSKSHKGKRARSDRSSSGSCERSKKKRQKERKKEKKRKRSESRERRRSRSSSRSSSSHRAYNSKKKKKKKRDSRSESPGYSISPDKERKRKHKSDKGCSKEGSSKVKEKKKSKDDRVKQRSKSPQVCKEKDHKSKDKTYFRDTEITRHIVLSPNNNEKTITCTVSFKTESPTLTQTTRTALPKEEEDENDPFLYSERKVSIKDESASELSDRSSGEKIKLEANSPPWSPSLLDSLLPETKSEDVPEPPSPQDASPVNDFHFGSAVASPQNSPTSVTSDIPSPKLQSPHADSLEEAVQPAPVLPVKKEPDDLQWSPSHLDDLLLNELSDDVCSVDAASPDDVDLEEAILMNREGDLKESTVINFSKTAVIPFLQDDENTVETEAGNHINEKTTKSKASEESKSDPLKEKESTSISKTKPQIKRVTWNLHDKASEKETSDQSLSSPCYNTEQNESSSSSEKHRDVKVSSFEPVPSESSTSVAWSLPDKSSQDSGQKSTNQASWDACNKSLAHIVNKPEDKPVVSTIDRHTAQAPDRPAKDASQVPWIATDTPLQVFPQTLPPLPLPPIFPPYAPVSEPTVPCVVQSSRTVLSQTPKAGSLATTNEPKMQVASTGEGKGKSKPKKVEKVKNEEYMKKLHIQERAVEEVKLAIKPFYQKREITKDEYKEILRKAVQKICHSKSGEINPVKVVNLVKGYVDKYKHIRNKSKKPGAVEDHVLGHESPV